A single region of the Deltaproteobacteria bacterium RIFCSPHIGHO2_02_FULL_44_16 genome encodes:
- a CDS encoding protease — protein MTLHKKIALLLENYFEDVEVLYPYYRLQEEGHEVLLIGPKSKTEYKGKYGYPLISHKGIDEVANKDFDGVMIPGGYAPDHIRRTPAMIDFVRSMNDAGKMIAGICHAGWVMISAECVKGKKVTSFSAIKDDMVNAGGLWIDQEVVRDTNIITSRKPADLPAFCRTIISALKEQ, from the coding sequence ATGACACTCCACAAAAAGATCGCACTTCTTCTGGAAAATTATTTTGAAGATGTCGAAGTCCTTTATCCCTATTATCGTCTCCAAGAAGAGGGACACGAAGTTCTTCTTATCGGACCAAAGTCCAAAACAGAATATAAAGGAAAGTACGGTTACCCTCTCATCTCCCATAAAGGGATTGATGAGGTTGCAAACAAAGATTTTGATGGCGTCATGATCCCTGGCGGATATGCACCTGATCACATTCGCCGCACTCCCGCAATGATCGATTTTGTTCGAAGTATGAATGATGCGGGGAAAATGATTGCCGGAATTTGTCATGCAGGATGGGTGATGATCTCTGCTGAATGCGTGAAAGGGAAAAAAGTGACCAGTTTTTCAGCGATCAAGGATGACATGGTCAACGCAGGTGGTCTGTGGATCGATCAAGAAGTCGTTCGCGACACCAACATTATTACTTCTCGTAAACCTGCTGACCTTCCCGCTTTTTGTCGAACGATCATCAGTGCCTTGAAAGAACAATGA
- a CDS encoding threonine aldolase, translating into MINLYSDTQTKPTRAMLETMMDAGLGDEQLHEDPTVLQLEKMVAEILGKSAALFLPSGTMCNQIAIRVHCHPGEEIILERTYHPLIAECGGAAAIAGAMVYPLDGVRGIYTVDQLKNAIRPNFARSPRSKLVWIEQTTNMGGGAIWPIEKMRSICAIAKEHKLATHLDGARLFNASVATGMSAKEYATPFDSVWIDFTKGLGTAIGACLAGSKEFIEKAWYYKLQMGGALRQAGVVAAPCIYALNHNIKRLSEDHENAKLLAFGLSQISTLHINVDEVETNLVFFDVSKMNLTASQFVEKLAKHNVRMCVAGPTRVRAVTHLDVNKKQIEQTIVIIQKLFI; encoded by the coding sequence ATGATCAATCTCTACAGCGATACACAGACAAAACCGACACGGGCAATGCTCGAAACCATGATGGATGCTGGTCTCGGTGATGAGCAGCTTCATGAAGATCCGACAGTACTGCAATTGGAGAAAATGGTCGCGGAAATATTAGGAAAGAGCGCAGCTCTCTTTCTTCCGTCAGGAACTATGTGCAATCAAATTGCCATTCGCGTTCATTGTCATCCGGGGGAAGAAATTATTTTAGAGAGAACATATCATCCTCTTATTGCTGAATGTGGTGGAGCTGCGGCCATTGCAGGAGCCATGGTTTATCCTCTCGATGGAGTCCGAGGAATCTACACTGTTGATCAACTTAAAAATGCGATACGTCCGAACTTTGCACGCTCACCACGATCAAAACTCGTGTGGATTGAACAGACAACAAATATGGGGGGTGGAGCCATTTGGCCAATTGAAAAAATGCGCAGCATTTGTGCGATAGCGAAGGAACATAAACTCGCAACGCATCTCGATGGCGCACGACTTTTCAATGCTTCTGTCGCAACCGGAATGTCAGCAAAAGAATATGCAACTCCCTTCGATTCTGTTTGGATCGACTTCACCAAAGGACTCGGAACTGCTATCGGAGCATGTCTCGCAGGATCAAAGGAGTTCATCGAAAAAGCGTGGTATTACAAACTCCAAATGGGAGGAGCGCTTCGTCAGGCAGGAGTCGTTGCCGCCCCCTGTATTTACGCCTTAAACCACAACATCAAAAGACTTTCAGAAGATCATGAAAATGCGAAACTTTTGGCCTTCGGCCTTTCTCAGATTTCAACTCTTCACATCAATGTCGACGAGGTTGAAACCAACCTCGTATTTTTTGATGTTTCGAAGATGAACCTTACGGCTTCACAGTTTGTTGAAAAACTTGCGAAACACAATGTGCGTATGTGCGTCGCCGGCCCTACTCGTGTTCGCGCTGTCACACATTTGGATGTAAATAAAAAACAGATTGAACAAACGATTGTAATAATTCAAAAACTTTTCATCTAA
- a CDS encoding elongation factor P, with translation MMVQASKLRPGVIILHEGNLCRVMSAHHHTPGNLRAMVQAKLRNLKNGTQFEHRFRSTEDVEKAFLEEHEMEYLYDDGERFHCMNTASFEQVEINRDTFGDAIQYILPNTKVKVTFYDGQPVGVDLPQTVELKVTEAEPALKRQTASSSYKRAIVETGLAVMVPAFVETGDVLRINTETGEYQERVSK, from the coding sequence ATTATGGTTCAAGCATCAAAATTGCGTCCCGGCGTGATCATTCTTCATGAAGGAAATCTTTGTCGTGTGATGAGTGCGCATCATCACACTCCTGGAAATCTTCGTGCCATGGTTCAGGCAAAACTGAGAAACTTAAAAAATGGAACGCAATTCGAACATCGCTTTCGTTCTACCGAAGATGTTGAAAAAGCATTTCTTGAAGAACATGAAATGGAATATCTCTATGATGATGGGGAAAGGTTTCATTGCATGAATACCGCATCATTTGAGCAAGTTGAAATAAATCGCGATACGTTTGGAGACGCGATTCAATATATTCTTCCCAACACCAAAGTGAAAGTAACCTTCTATGATGGTCAACCGGTTGGCGTTGACCTCCCACAAACCGTTGAACTCAAAGTCACCGAAGCCGAGCCAGCCCTCAAAAGGCAGACTGCAAGTTCATCTTATAAGCGCGCGATCGTAGAAACTGGTCTTGCGGTGATGGTCCCTGCATTTGTCGAGACCGGCGATGTTTTGCGTATCAACACCGAAACCGGTGAATATCAAGAACGCGTGTCGAAGTAA
- a CDS encoding alanine--tRNA ligase, producing MKSSDLRESFLKFFEKNGHTRVPSSSLVPANDPTLFFTNAGMVQFKEVFLGEEKRPYHRACSSQKCMRVSGKHNDLENVGFTPRHHTFFEMLGNFSFGDYFKEGAIALSWEYLTKTLALDSKKLYVTVFRDDDEAEKLWKKFVPSDHIFRFDEKDNFWAMGETGPCGPCSEIHWDFGKGLVTKEDIASDRFMEIWNLVFMQFNRSQEGELTRLAAPSIDTGMGLERLACVVQGKKSNWETDLFQPLIARGEELSGHRENESDDIRIALRVIADHLRAMTFLIADGVTPSNEGRGYVLRRIMRRAIRYGKRLGMNEPFLSRMHTVVVQEMGKAYPELRKHYPFIGMVIGAEEERFYETLERGLGLITETIETLKKSGKKVIPGEVIFKLYDTYGFPKDLTELIAAEEGVQIDHKTFDVCMEEQRTRARKSWKGSGEERIADVWKTISARVGNTDFVGYEKDEVTSSVVALVVDGKEVDEASEGAEVSFVTAATPFYGEGGGQVGDTGLVTSKNIECQILDTIKPFPNFHVHKAKILKGKLHYGTSLHLKIDQKRRAAIRKNHTATHLLHKALRTVLGEHVKQAGSLVDDHHLRFDFSHFQKLTDEEMKKIETMINEAIKKNIPVTTHVLSYDEAIKRGAIAFFGEKYGSVVRLVEVDNFSRELCGGTHVVSTGEIGEAQIMTESSVAAGVRRMELVTGEAVKTWQEKRAQLHQEEAARLKQKEAQKDQAKQKQQGALQQYADLAMNAVELGGIKILVQEVNLPDIESLRLLAEQQRDKLVSGVVVLGTIVEEKVSLLVVVSKDLTDRVKAGDIIREIAPLVGGKGGGRPEMAQGGGPDTAKLPEALTRSLEYVRNAFS from the coding sequence ATGAAATCATCTGATCTTCGCGAAAGTTTCTTAAAATTTTTTGAAAAGAATGGTCATACGCGAGTACCGAGTTCTTCATTGGTGCCAGCAAACGATCCGACCCTTTTCTTTACCAATGCCGGCATGGTTCAGTTCAAAGAAGTTTTTCTTGGCGAAGAAAAACGTCCTTATCATCGTGCCTGTTCTTCCCAAAAATGCATGCGTGTTTCCGGAAAACATAATGATCTGGAAAATGTCGGATTTACACCCCGCCATCACACTTTTTTTGAAATGCTCGGCAATTTCAGCTTTGGCGATTACTTTAAGGAAGGGGCTATCGCCCTTTCCTGGGAGTATTTGACGAAAACTTTAGCTCTTGATTCCAAAAAACTTTATGTCACGGTTTTTCGAGACGATGATGAAGCTGAAAAACTTTGGAAAAAGTTTGTTCCGAGCGATCATATTTTTCGATTCGATGAAAAAGATAATTTTTGGGCCATGGGAGAGACCGGTCCCTGTGGCCCCTGTTCTGAGATCCATTGGGATTTTGGAAAGGGACTAGTTACCAAAGAAGACATTGCCTCTGATCGCTTCATGGAAATTTGGAATCTCGTCTTCATGCAGTTTAATCGTTCGCAAGAAGGCGAACTGACGCGTTTGGCCGCACCATCAATTGATACTGGAATGGGGCTTGAACGACTTGCATGTGTTGTGCAGGGGAAAAAATCAAATTGGGAGACCGATCTTTTTCAGCCACTGATCGCCAGAGGAGAAGAGCTTAGCGGACACCGTGAGAACGAATCGGATGATATTCGGATCGCCCTCCGAGTCATCGCCGATCACCTCCGTGCTATGACCTTCCTTATTGCTGACGGTGTTACGCCCTCGAATGAAGGGCGTGGTTATGTTCTACGCCGTATCATGCGGCGGGCAATTCGTTACGGAAAACGCCTTGGGATGAACGAACCCTTTCTTTCGCGGATGCATACAGTTGTTGTCCAGGAAATGGGGAAAGCATACCCCGAACTTCGAAAGCACTATCCGTTTATCGGAATGGTCATCGGAGCAGAAGAAGAACGGTTTTACGAAACACTTGAACGAGGCCTGGGGTTGATTACTGAAACGATTGAAACACTCAAAAAATCGGGGAAGAAGGTGATCCCCGGTGAAGTAATTTTTAAACTTTACGACACGTACGGTTTTCCAAAAGATTTAACAGAGCTTATTGCTGCTGAAGAAGGTGTTCAGATTGATCACAAAACATTTGATGTCTGTATGGAAGAACAGCGTACGCGAGCTCGCAAAAGTTGGAAAGGTTCTGGTGAAGAGCGCATTGCGGATGTCTGGAAGACGATCTCTGCTCGTGTTGGGAACACCGATTTTGTCGGTTATGAAAAAGATGAAGTGACATCTTCTGTTGTAGCGCTTGTTGTCGATGGAAAAGAGGTTGATGAAGCTTCAGAAGGAGCAGAGGTTTCCTTTGTCACTGCTGCGACTCCTTTTTATGGAGAGGGTGGTGGACAAGTGGGGGATACAGGGCTCGTCACAAGTAAAAATATCGAATGTCAGATTCTTGATACGATCAAACCATTTCCGAATTTTCATGTTCATAAAGCAAAAATTCTCAAGGGGAAGTTGCACTACGGAACTTCTCTTCATCTGAAGATTGATCAGAAACGCAGAGCAGCGATTCGAAAAAATCATACTGCCACACATCTTCTCCATAAAGCGCTTCGAACGGTTTTAGGTGAGCATGTGAAACAGGCAGGTTCACTTGTGGATGATCATCATCTCCGTTTCGATTTTTCTCATTTTCAAAAACTGACAGATGAAGAGATGAAAAAGATTGAAACCATGATCAATGAAGCAATCAAAAAAAATATTCCAGTGACCACCCATGTTCTCTCCTATGATGAAGCGATCAAACGAGGAGCAATTGCTTTTTTCGGGGAGAAATACGGGAGTGTCGTGAGACTCGTGGAAGTCGATAATTTTTCACGAGAGCTTTGTGGTGGAACTCATGTTGTTTCAACAGGTGAGATTGGAGAAGCGCAAATCATGACAGAATCAAGTGTGGCAGCCGGCGTCAGACGCATGGAACTTGTAACTGGAGAGGCCGTGAAGACGTGGCAAGAGAAAAGAGCGCAGCTCCATCAGGAAGAAGCGGCTCGATTGAAACAGAAAGAGGCGCAAAAGGATCAAGCAAAGCAGAAACAACAAGGGGCTCTTCAACAATATGCTGATCTCGCAATGAATGCGGTTGAGCTGGGCGGAATTAAAATTTTAGTTCAGGAAGTGAATCTTCCAGATATTGAATCGCTTCGACTTCTTGCCGAGCAGCAACGAGATAAACTTGTTTCAGGTGTTGTCGTTTTGGGCACGATTGTCGAAGAGAAAGTATCGTTACTTGTTGTCGTGTCGAAAGATCTTACTGATCGGGTAAAGGCCGGTGACATTATTCGTGAAATCGCTCCTCTTGTTGGTGGCAAAGGTGGTGGTCGTCCGGAGATGGCCCAAGGTGGCGGACCTGATACGGCAAAACTTCCGGAAGCATTGACGCGATCCCTTGAATATGTAAGGAACGCCTTCTCTTAA
- a CDS encoding recombinase RecA, with protein sequence MNTDSTQIQNRDKALQLAVSTIEKQFGKGSIMRLGKDEPLFKGIETISTGSLSLDMALGVGGLPRGRVIEVYGPESSGKTTLALQVAAEAQGHGLIVAFIDAEHALDVDYARKLGVKTEDLLISQPDSGEQALEIADTLVRSGAVGLVVVDSVAALVPRAELEGEMGDAQMGSQARLMSQALRKLTATISKSGTMVLFINQIRMKIGVMFGNPETTTGGNALKFYASVRLDIRRIAPIKEGETVIGSRTRVKIVKNKVAPPFRQAEFDIIYGEGISRTGDVLDLATDSGLIEKSGAWYTYNGERIGQGRENAKLFLKENPKTLEKIAKALSEKNGVGERVTTSNEENETPIKPKK encoded by the coding sequence ATGAATACCGATAGTACCCAAATCCAAAATCGTGACAAAGCGCTTCAACTTGCAGTGTCGACGATCGAAAAACAATTTGGAAAAGGTTCGATCATGCGACTTGGAAAAGATGAACCGCTTTTTAAAGGGATCGAAACTATTTCGACCGGTTCGCTTTCACTCGATATGGCGCTTGGTGTTGGAGGACTCCCTCGGGGGCGCGTCATTGAAGTGTACGGACCAGAGTCATCTGGGAAAACAACGCTTGCGTTGCAAGTTGCGGCTGAAGCACAGGGTCATGGACTCATTGTTGCCTTTATCGATGCGGAACATGCGCTTGATGTCGATTATGCGCGCAAGCTCGGTGTCAAAACAGAAGACCTTTTGATTAGTCAGCCCGATAGTGGTGAGCAGGCGCTTGAAATTGCTGACACGCTCGTTCGCTCTGGTGCTGTGGGACTTGTGGTTGTCGACTCTGTCGCAGCGCTTGTCCCTCGTGCAGAACTTGAAGGGGAGATGGGGGATGCACAAATGGGATCACAAGCGAGACTGATGAGTCAAGCGCTTCGCAAACTCACGGCAACGATTTCGAAGTCAGGAACCATGGTTCTTTTTATCAATCAAATTCGCATGAAGATCGGTGTCATGTTTGGAAATCCGGAAACAACAACAGGTGGAAATGCTCTCAAATTTTATGCATCGGTTCGTCTCGATATTCGCCGTATCGCTCCGATTAAAGAAGGTGAGACCGTGATCGGAAGTCGCACGCGTGTAAAGATTGTCAAAAATAAAGTGGCTCCTCCTTTTCGCCAGGCTGAATTCGATATCATTTATGGAGAAGGGATCTCTCGCACCGGTGATGTCCTCGATCTTGCAACGGACAGCGGTCTTATTGAAAAGAGTGGGGCGTGGTATACGTATAATGGCGAAAGAATTGGCCAAGGACGTGAGAATGCAAAACTCTTTTTGAAAGAGAATCCAAAGACCTTAGAAAAAATTGCAAAAGCCCTCTCTGAAAAAAATGGAGTTGGTGAAAGAGTAACCACATCCAATGAAGAGAATGAAACTCCAATAAAACCAAAAAAATAA
- a CDS encoding 2'-5' RNA ligase — MKIRFFLAFSIPADIQLKLNTLIQLMAEKAPGIKWVDPKLIHGTIKFFGDVEEGFLLDQISSVIERNLRGMEHIHLQVVGLSVFPNWRYPKVIWAGLSGDTERAANLHYHFEEILLPLGVPKDERTFRLHLTLGRVNGAPLKNAKTLTSFLEKQVGHEFGTLTVDRLTLYKSVLTKNGPQYTSLKEFPFQASLSPTKESS, encoded by the coding sequence ATGAAAATTCGATTCTTTCTTGCGTTTTCGATTCCCGCGGACATTCAACTCAAGTTGAATACCCTCATTCAACTGATGGCAGAAAAAGCTCCCGGTATCAAATGGGTTGACCCCAAACTTATTCATGGAACCATCAAATTTTTTGGCGATGTTGAAGAAGGATTTCTTCTGGATCAAATAAGTTCTGTGATTGAGCGAAATCTTCGTGGAATGGAGCACATTCATTTGCAAGTTGTGGGCTTGAGTGTTTTCCCCAATTGGCGATATCCAAAAGTCATTTGGGCAGGACTCTCGGGTGATACGGAACGCGCGGCGAATCTTCATTACCATTTCGAGGAAATACTTCTTCCCTTGGGTGTTCCAAAAGATGAACGAACTTTTCGTCTCCATTTAACGCTCGGAAGAGTGAATGGAGCCCCCCTGAAAAACGCGAAAACCTTAACCAGTTTTTTGGAGAAACAAGTTGGACATGAGTTTGGAACATTGACGGTCGATCGCTTGACTCTCTATAAAAGTGTGTTAACAAAGAACGGTCCTCAATATACGTCTCTGAAGGAATTCCCCTTTCAAGCGTCATTGAGTCCCACAAAGGAGTCCTCATGA
- a CDS encoding DNA repair protein RadA, whose amino-acid sequence MAKPKTIYACQTCGAQSPKWLGRCPECDAWNSYVEETNIEAKRSLLPETISMALPLAEIQSDEGHHIPTGIEEFDRVLGGGYVPGSMILIGGDPGIGKSTIMMQAFSRIASKGKKLLYISGEESASQIKLRADRMNVSEKSFYVVAENCLERVVEQIKKLKPDVIAIDSIQTIYTNDIQSAPGTVSQVRECAAKLLMLCKGSNIACFLVGHVTKEGAIAGPKVLEHMVDAVLYFEGERGHAYRILRTMKNRFGSTNEIGVFEMTGQGLMEVKNPSDIFLAERPHASAGSVVVSSLEGSRPVLLEIQALVSSSPLANPRRTSLGIDSQRVNLLVAVLEKIVGLQLYDHDIFVNVAGGIRITEPASDLGVMAAIASSFKNKPINHTTILIGEVGLTGEVRAVMGIEARLKEAQKMGFTKAVIPSSNLKSKFSSKLEVMGVTNVEACLELL is encoded by the coding sequence ATGGCCAAACCGAAAACAATCTACGCTTGTCAAACCTGTGGTGCACAGTCGCCGAAGTGGTTGGGACGATGTCCCGAGTGCGATGCCTGGAATAGCTATGTGGAAGAAACAAACATCGAAGCTAAACGTTCACTCCTTCCAGAGACAATCTCGATGGCTCTCCCTCTTGCTGAAATTCAAAGTGATGAAGGGCATCATATTCCAACTGGCATCGAAGAGTTCGACCGAGTTTTAGGGGGCGGCTATGTCCCTGGGAGCATGATTCTCATTGGGGGAGATCCGGGCATTGGAAAGTCGACCATCATGATGCAAGCGTTTTCTCGCATTGCGTCGAAAGGAAAAAAACTTCTCTATATTTCAGGCGAAGAGAGCGCTTCACAAATTAAACTTCGCGCAGATCGGATGAATGTATCTGAAAAAAGTTTTTATGTGGTTGCTGAAAATTGTCTCGAACGTGTGGTCGAACAGATTAAAAAATTAAAGCCCGATGTCATTGCGATCGATTCGATTCAAACAATTTATACGAACGATATACAATCTGCTCCTGGTACTGTGAGCCAAGTTCGCGAGTGTGCTGCGAAACTCCTCATGCTCTGCAAAGGGAGTAATATTGCCTGTTTCCTCGTAGGACATGTTACCAAAGAAGGTGCGATCGCAGGGCCAAAAGTCTTGGAACACATGGTCGATGCTGTCCTCTACTTCGAAGGAGAGCGAGGTCATGCGTATCGCATCTTGCGTACCATGAAAAATCGTTTCGGAAGCACGAATGAAATCGGCGTGTTCGAAATGACGGGACAGGGTCTCATGGAAGTTAAAAATCCTTCTGATATTTTTCTGGCTGAACGCCCTCATGCATCTGCCGGTTCTGTCGTTGTCTCTTCGCTTGAAGGTTCACGTCCGGTTCTTCTCGAAATCCAGGCGCTTGTCTCTTCATCCCCACTCGCAAATCCACGACGGACATCGCTTGGGATCGACTCACAGCGGGTGAATCTTCTGGTCGCAGTCTTAGAAAAAATTGTCGGCTTACAACTTTATGATCACGATATTTTTGTGAACGTTGCCGGCGGCATTCGTATTACCGAACCGGCAAGTGATCTCGGAGTCATGGCAGCCATTGCCTCGAGTTTCAAAAACAAACCGATCAATCACACGACGATTCTGATTGGCGAAGTAGGACTTACGGGTGAAGTACGAGCGGTGATGGGAATTGAAGCGAGACTCAAAGAAGCTCAGAAGATGGGATTTACGAAAGCCGTCATCCCCTCTTCGAATCTGAAATCAAAATTCTCTTCAAAACTCGAAGTGATGGGTGTGACAAACGTTGAAGCATGCCTTGAATTACTTTAA
- a CDS encoding 2-methylcitrate dehydratase gives MQQHHVRVYASKEKLPKEEQLAWKMAELAAHNTSYESDTLEMVGNRIIDNAAVAIAAINRAPIKAARAQALAHPRKDGATLFGMPHDQTFECEWAAWANGVAVRELDMHDTFLAADYSHPGDTIPAIIAVAQQTNKSGKDILPAILTAYEIQMNLVKNICLHEFKKDHIAHLAPAIAAGLGTLLKLDTETIFHAIGQSVHLSFSTRQARKGEISSWKAFAPAFAAKLAIEATDRAMRGEKSPTPIYEGEDSVIAWMLGGKKTCYAVFLPETGESCRTILESYTKEHSAEYQSQALIDMAFRLHERKLNFSEINEVVIRTSHHTHYVIGTGSGDPQKFDPDATRETLDHSAMYILAVAWEDGTWHHIKSYTSERAHRQSTAQLWKKIRTEESEEWTKAYHDADPSKKKFGAEIIVTMNDGTKITERLENANAHVNGARPFRRPEYIHKFTTITEGLLEKKETDRFLTLLNSLEKLSADDLKKLLPVLPHGKLETATRDQRGIF, from the coding sequence ATGCAGCAGCATCATGTTCGTGTGTACGCTTCAAAAGAGAAACTTCCCAAAGAAGAACAGCTTGCTTGGAAAATGGCTGAACTCGCAGCTCATAATACTAGTTACGAATCCGATACATTAGAGATGGTCGGCAATCGCATCATTGACAATGCAGCAGTTGCGATCGCCGCGATCAACCGCGCCCCGATCAAAGCCGCACGCGCGCAAGCTCTTGCGCATCCGCGAAAAGATGGAGCTACCCTTTTCGGGATGCCACACGATCAAACCTTTGAGTGCGAGTGGGCTGCATGGGCTAATGGCGTTGCGGTGCGTGAACTCGACATGCACGATACTTTTCTCGCTGCTGACTATTCTCATCCAGGAGATACAATTCCTGCAATCATCGCAGTCGCACAGCAAACCAATAAAAGTGGAAAAGATATTCTTCCTGCAATTCTGACGGCGTATGAAATCCAAATGAATCTCGTCAAAAATATTTGTCTTCACGAATTTAAAAAAGATCATATTGCCCATCTTGCTCCAGCCATCGCTGCTGGACTTGGAACACTTCTGAAACTCGATACAGAAACAATCTTTCATGCCATCGGTCAGAGTGTTCATCTCTCCTTTTCTACTCGACAGGCGCGCAAAGGAGAAATTTCAAGTTGGAAAGCTTTTGCTCCTGCATTTGCAGCAAAACTCGCTATTGAAGCAACAGATCGAGCGATGCGCGGCGAAAAATCTCCAACCCCGATTTATGAAGGCGAGGATAGTGTGATTGCCTGGATGCTTGGAGGGAAAAAAACCTGCTACGCCGTTTTCTTACCCGAGACAGGGGAATCTTGCCGAACTATTTTGGAATCATATACGAAAGAACATTCGGCTGAATACCAATCGCAAGCCTTAATCGACATGGCGTTTCGTTTACATGAACGAAAACTGAATTTTTCAGAAATCAACGAAGTTGTGATTCGCACAAGTCATCATACGCACTATGTGATTGGCACTGGCTCTGGTGATCCTCAAAAATTTGATCCCGATGCCACACGTGAAACACTCGATCATAGCGCCATGTATATTCTCGCCGTCGCTTGGGAAGACGGCACATGGCATCACATCAAAAGTTATACAAGCGAGAGAGCTCACAGACAGTCGACAGCGCAGCTGTGGAAAAAAATTCGGACGGAAGAGAGTGAAGAGTGGACGAAAGCCTATCATGATGCAGACCCATCCAAGAAAAAATTTGGAGCTGAAATCATCGTGACAATGAACGACGGAACCAAAATCACCGAGCGCTTGGAGAATGCAAACGCTCATGTCAATGGAGCTCGTCCTTTCAGACGTCCTGAATATATCCACAAATTTACAACCATCACCGAAGGCTTGCTCGAGAAAAAAGAGACCGATCGTTTTCTGACACTTCTCAATTCACTTGAAAAACTTTCGGCCGATGATCTCAAAAAACTCCTTCCTGTTCTTCCACACGGAAAACTCGAAACTGCAACCAGAGATCAGCGGGGAATTTTTTAG
- a CDS encoding 50S ribosomal protein L31, with the protein MKENIHPKSSDVTITCACGTKIETRSTMGKDFSVEICSHCHPFFTGKQKLVDTAGRIERFQKRYQKTKPS; encoded by the coding sequence ATGAAAGAAAACATTCATCCTAAAAGCAGTGACGTGACGATCACCTGTGCTTGCGGCACAAAAATTGAGACCCGCTCAACCATGGGGAAAGATTTCAGCGTTGAAATTTGTTCTCACTGCCATCCCTTCTTTACGGGCAAACAAAAGCTTGTCGACACCGCAGGACGAATCGAACGATTCCAGAAAAGATACCAAAAAACGAAACCTTCATAG
- a CDS encoding peptide chain release factor 1 codes for MFEQLKAVEKRFDELTQRLSEPTVLSDQPLYRKLAQEHAHLKRLVEVYRQYQKNKRDLEQNRRLLAEEKDEVLCEMAREELLQLEEEKSKQAAELQMLLLPPDPNDEKNILLEIRAGTGGEEAALFASDLFRMYQRYAEVNKWNVEILEQSSTGRNGLKELIALISGKSVYSKLKYESGVHRVQRVPETEASGRIHTSAVTVAVLPEAEEIDVTIEDKDLRIDVFRASGPGGQGVNRTDSAVRLTHLPSGIVVACQDERSQHKNKARAMKILRSKLLDMEQQKQEAERSATRKSQVGTGDRSEKIRTYNFPQNRVTDHRIGYTIHNLSVVMDGDIEELITKLRTYFQTEQLKESASAL; via the coding sequence ATGTTTGAACAATTAAAAGCAGTTGAAAAACGTTTCGATGAATTGACCCAAAGACTTTCCGAACCTACTGTTTTGTCTGATCAACCTTTATATCGAAAACTTGCTCAAGAACATGCTCACTTAAAGAGGCTCGTCGAGGTGTATCGACAATATCAAAAAAACAAGCGCGATCTGGAACAAAACCGTCGTTTACTTGCAGAAGAAAAAGATGAAGTCTTATGTGAAATGGCGCGAGAAGAGCTTCTGCAACTCGAAGAGGAAAAGTCAAAACAAGCAGCGGAATTACAGATGCTTTTACTTCCACCGGACCCCAATGATGAAAAAAATATTCTTCTGGAAATCCGCGCGGGGACAGGTGGTGAAGAAGCAGCGCTTTTTGCTTCCGATCTTTTTCGCATGTACCAACGCTATGCCGAAGTGAATAAATGGAATGTGGAAATTCTCGAACAAAGTTCCACCGGACGGAACGGGCTCAAAGAACTCATCGCCCTCATTTCTGGGAAAAGTGTTTACAGTAAATTAAAATACGAAAGTGGTGTTCATCGTGTGCAACGCGTTCCTGAAACTGAAGCCTCCGGGAGAATTCACACCTCGGCCGTAACCGTCGCGGTTCTTCCTGAAGCTGAAGAGATAGATGTGACGATCGAAGACAAAGATCTTCGGATCGACGTTTTTCGTGCCTCGGGGCCAGGAGGTCAGGGAGTGAACCGCACCGATTCAGCTGTTCGTCTAACGCATCTCCCCTCAGGCATTGTTGTTGCCTGCCAAGATGAACGAAGTCAGCATAAGAATAAAGCTCGCGCGATGAAAATTTTGCGATCAAAACTTTTAGACATGGAACAACAAAAACAGGAAGCCGAAAGATCTGCGACACGAAAATCACAAGTAGGGACAGGCGATCGAAGTGAAAAAATTCGCACATACAATTTCCCTCAGAATCGTGTTACGGATCATCGTATTGGCTACACGATTCACAATTTAAGTGTTGTCATGGATGGAGATATCGAAGAGCTCATTACAAAATTGCGTACTTATTTTCAAACCGAACAACTGAAAGAATCCGCTTCTGCTTTATGA